The following DNA comes from Rhodopseudomonas boonkerdii.
CAACGACTGGCAAGGCGATGTAGCTATATGTCTCGTATGGAGACGACACGGGGCAACGGGCCATGATCGAGCGACGGCGACATCCGCGCCAGCGGGTTCTGAAACGGGGTGTACTGACGTTCAACGGCGGCGGCGGCATCGATTGCACCGTCCGCAACATGTCGGCCTCCGGTGCACGTGTCGAGGTGGCGAGCCCGATCGGCGTTCCCCAACACTTTCATCTCGTGATTGAGGCGGATCAGTTCATCCGCCGTGGCCGGCCGGTCTGGAGCAGCGAACGCCAGATCGGAATCGCCTTCGACTAGCGTATGATCCCGAAAAGCGGCAACCGGTTTCGGACGGAGATCATGCTCCGATAAAAACGCTAGTAGCGCCTACCGCTGTTATAGCCACCGCCGTAGCCGCCACCGCGGCTGTAACCACCGCCATATCCGCCGCCATAGAAGCGCGGAGGCGGTGCATAATAGACGGTCGGCGGACGCCGCACCACGATCTCCTCTTCCTCGATGACCTCCCCGCGGCGGCGTGGCGGGGAGCGGTCGGCACGCTTCTTCGTTCTATCGGCCTGGGCGGGCTTCTCGGCCTTCTTGGAGGCGGCAGCGGGCGGGGCATTGCATGGACAGGTCGGCGCGGAGACCGGCGTCGCCAGTGCCGCGACATTAGTCAGCGCGGCGGCAGCCGGCGTCGGGACCGGCTTGTTACGCACACGCGCCATCAGGTTTCGCGCCGTCTCCGCCTGTTCGCTATCGGGAAACTTGACGAGGAAGGCTTCATAAGAAGCCACCGTGTTGGTGATCACAGCGATATTCCAGGCGACCATCCGATAGTGGCGGTCGAGCCAGTCCCGCGCCTCCGGTCCGAAAGGCGGCGCAGCATAGAGGCTGACGAAGGCTTCATAGGCTTCCACCGAACCGTCGAACACGATCATGTCGTGCGCTTCCCGGATCGGCTTGCCTGTCAATTCCTTCTTCCACTCCTCCGCCGAGCGCTTCCTGACAGCAGCCCGGGCATCGTCGGCAGCGGTGCCACTGCGGGCCGCGACCTCGACGCCCGCCTTCGTTTCCGGCCCAGCATCGCTGGCTGGCGGCTTGATGTCCGCGCCGGCGCCGAAGAAGCGGAAATCATTCACCAGCGACGAACTCTCCCATGGGGTCTGCCGCCCTTCGGTCGCCAGATTCACCGCGAGCCGTACCTTCTTGAACGCTTCCTCGATGGGAATGCCTGGCTCACGGCCCGCTTTCAGCAACGCCGTCGTATAGGGGCTGTTGGCGCCGGTTCCATCCTCGGCTTCGGCGCCGGGCGCGGTGGAGAACGACAGCAGCGTGCCGGGAGCCCCGAATTTCACGTCCACATGAGCCAAACCGCGCGGCGCCTTGCTGATGGCAGGGAACGGATTGTTGCGGCAGGCATCGAGCAGGATGATGCGGCTCTTGCTCGGCAATGCGTTCAGCGTATTGAGGATGTCGTTGAGGCGCACGCCCTGCAGCGTGACATCGATCTCGCGTTTGGGATCGATATCCACCGGCATCAGAAAATTCTCGCCATCGACCTGAACGCCATGGCCGGCATAGAACACCAGCGACGTGGTGTCCGCCCCCTTGGCGGCGACGGTGGCAGCGAATTCGCTGATCTTCGCGCGCAGATCGTTCTGCGACAGGTCGGAGGCCGACTGCACTTCGAAGCCGGCATCGGTCAGCATCGCCGCCATCGCCCTGGCGTCGTTGGCGGGGTTCGGCAACGGCGTCACCGCCTTGTAGGCGGATTGCCCGATCACAAGCGCCACCCGGCTTTCCGCGAAAGCCGCAGAACCGCCGAACAGCACGGCAGCGGCGATGAGCGCGTGGCGAACGACAAGACCCATCATCGAACGACCTCCCGGCCGGGCTGCGTGACGGATCAGCCCCGCCCGACTGCAAGTGACATCAGGCAGCGTCTTCGCCAGCAATGCGACAGGCTGCCACGACTTGCATTTGGTCGCGATTGGGATCGGGACGGTTCATGGCGAACCGCCCACGGCCAGGACGGGTTATTTCTTCTTGGCGGCTGCGGCCGGCGCCGGTGTCTGAGCCGGCGCAACGCCGCCCCACGGATCGTATTTCTGTTTGGCGTCGGGGATCCGCTCCAGCGCAGCCTTGTAGGCCTTTTCGTCGGGCTTAGGCTTTTCGGGCGGGTTGGCATGCGGGCTTTTTTCTTCGCCGCCACCGCGCCGTTGTGCCGATGCCGGCGTCGCAACCGAGGTCGCAATCAGGGCCAGGGCAGTTGCTGCCAGAACGAGTGCTTTCATGAGAGATCCTCCATGTCCTTGATAGCGCGGCGCCCACGTCATTTTCCAGCCCCCCCGGTCAGCCGCGTTGCGCCCCTCGCGCCTTTGCATGGCTTGCTACCCTTGAAATCACGACATTTTTCGGGACGGATTGGTGAACAAGGGGTTTGTGAAACAGCTTGCATTGCGTGCCGGCGAAAACCAGATCTTGGCATGTTTGGTCTATCGTCCCTCTCTCGAGGGGAAACGGACGTGGTCGATCTCACCGATTTCATGGCTGGTCGCAGCGAGGGAGCGGAGGTGCAGGCGCACTCGCCCACGGCCCCGTTGGCTGCGCCGGCGAAACTGACAGCGATCCCGGTCGATGCCTGGCGCGCGCTGCAGGCACGCGCCATCGAGCCCAATGGCTATTACCTCGCCGATTGGGAACTGGCGGTGAGCGGCTCGGCGGAAGGCCTGACCGATGTCTCGGCGCTGACGGCCTGGAGCGACGGCAACCTGATCGGCCTGCTCCCCGTGGTCTCTCTCCGCCGCGCCCATCGGTTGCCGCTGCCGGTGCTGGTCAATGCCGATGCCTATGGCACGCTCTCGACGCCGCTGTTCGACCGTCATGCAGCGCATGAAGCAGCAACCACCCTGTTCGCCCAGGCCCGCCAGAGCGGCGCCCGCGCGATCGTTCTTCACAATATCTCGCTGGAAGGCCCGGCGATGGCGGCAATGCGCGATGTGCTGGCCGAAGAAGGCATATCGCTGCGCATCATCGCCTCCCATGTCCGCGCCGGTCTCGATGCGACCCAGGATGCCGAACAGGCGCTACGCGACGGGCTGGGGGCCAAAAAGCTGAAGGAGCTGCGCCGCCAGCGTAATCGCCTCGCCGAACATGGCGCGGTCACGTTCCATGTCGCCCATACGCCGGCCGAAATCGCCGCTGCGCTGGATATGTTTCTCGTCCTGGAAGCCAGCGGCTGGAAGGGCAAACGTGGCACCGCGCTGCAGCAGCGGGCCGGAGACAAAGCCTTCATCCGCCGGGCTACCGATGCCCTCGCCGCCCGCGGCCAGTGCGAGATCGTAACACTGAAGGTCGGCAACGCCCCGGTGGCGTCGGGCGTCATGATCCGTCACCTCGATCGCGCCTACTATTTCAAAATCGGGATCGACGAGCGTTTTGCAAAATTCTCGCCGGGCGTTCAGCTCACACTCGACGTGACTCGACATCTATGTGCCGACCCCGCCATTGCTTCCGCGGATTCCACGGCCGCGCCGGGGCATCCGATGATCGATCCGATCTGGCGCGAACGTCTCGCGATCGGTGATGTGGTGCTGCCCTTGCACAGGAACGATCCAGTGGCGGCGCTAACCTACACAGCGCTGTTGTTGCGGCATCGCGCGCGCGAACAGGCGAAACAGATCGTGCGTCGCCTGCGCGGACGCTAGCTGCTATTCCGCCGCCTCCGCATTGATCTCTGCGGAAATCTGCCGGATCGCCCGTGCGAGCTTGTCCGGATCCTGCGCGCCCGACACCGCATACTTCTGAGCAAACACATAAGTCGGCACGCCGGAAATGCCTTTGTCGGACGCTTCCTTCGCCTGTGCGGAGATGCGCTCGACATCCTCGTCCGTCGCCAGACGGCGGCGGACATCGTCGGCATCGAGCCCGATATCGGCTGCGGCCTGAACCAGCGTCTCGGTCTGGGTGAGATCTCCGCCATCGCGGAAATACAATTCCATCAGCTTCTGCTTCATCTCGGCCGATTTGCCGATCGCATCCGCCCACAGGATCAGACGATGGCAATCCGTGGTGTTGGGCTGGCGTTTCACCGAATCCGGCTTGTAGCTCAGCCCCTCCTCGTCCGCCGCGGCGACGACGCGTTGGGCAATGCCCTTATAGGCGTCCACCGAACCGAACTTGGTCTCGAGATAGGTGGAGCGGTCGATGCCCTCGGGCGGGATCCAGGGATTGAGGAAGAACGGACGCCAGTTCACATGAACGGGAATATCGGACGCCAGCGCCATCGCATTCTCGATGCGGCGCTTGCCGATATAGCACCACGGGCAGACCACGTCGGAGACGATATCGATCTGAAGCGGCTTGATGGCGCTCATAGCGTCCTCCCTGCGGTCTTGGTTGACCACAAATAGGCTGCATAGGTCCATGCGGCAAGGCCGGGAGCCCCGCTCCTACACCGCGCCGGCCAACTCCCGCAATTTTTGCGTGGTCGCGGCATCGGCTGGGAAAAACGTTTCGA
Coding sequences within:
- a CDS encoding PilZ domain-containing protein, yielding MIERRRHPRQRVLKRGVLTFNGGGGIDCTVRNMSASGARVEVASPIGVPQHFHLVIEADQFIRRGRPVWSSERQIGIAFD
- a CDS encoding caspase family protein, with translation MMGLVVRHALIAAAVLFGGSAAFAESRVALVIGQSAYKAVTPLPNPANDARAMAAMLTDAGFEVQSASDLSQNDLRAKISEFAATVAAKGADTTSLVFYAGHGVQVDGENFLMPVDIDPKREIDVTLQGVRLNDILNTLNALPSKSRIILLDACRNNPFPAISKAPRGLAHVDVKFGAPGTLLSFSTAPGAEAEDGTGANSPYTTALLKAGREPGIPIEEAFKKVRLAVNLATEGRQTPWESSSLVNDFRFFGAGADIKPPASDAGPETKAGVEVAARSGTAADDARAAVRKRSAEEWKKELTGKPIREAHDMIVFDGSVEAYEAFVSLYAAPPFGPEARDWLDRHYRMVAWNIAVITNTVASYEAFLVKFPDSEQAETARNLMARVRNKPVPTPAAAALTNVAALATPVSAPTCPCNAPPAAASKKAEKPAQADRTKKRADRSPPRRRGEVIEEEEIVVRRPPTVYYAPPPRFYGGGYGGGYSRGGGYGGGYNSGRRY
- a CDS encoding GNAT family N-acetyltransferase encodes the protein MAGRSEGAEVQAHSPTAPLAAPAKLTAIPVDAWRALQARAIEPNGYYLADWELAVSGSAEGLTDVSALTAWSDGNLIGLLPVVSLRRAHRLPLPVLVNADAYGTLSTPLFDRHAAHEAATTLFAQARQSGARAIVLHNISLEGPAMAAMRDVLAEEGISLRIIASHVRAGLDATQDAEQALRDGLGAKKLKELRRQRNRLAEHGAVTFHVAHTPAEIAAALDMFLVLEASGWKGKRGTALQQRAGDKAFIRRATDALAARGQCEIVTLKVGNAPVASGVMIRHLDRAYYFKIGIDERFAKFSPGVQLTLDVTRHLCADPAIASADSTAAPGHPMIDPIWRERLAIGDVVLPLHRNDPVAALTYTALLLRHRAREQAKQIVRRLRGR
- a CDS encoding DsbA family oxidoreductase, encoding MSAIKPLQIDIVSDVVCPWCYIGKRRIENAMALASDIPVHVNWRPFFLNPWIPPEGIDRSTYLETKFGSVDAYKGIAQRVVAAADEEGLSYKPDSVKRQPNTTDCHRLILWADAIGKSAEMKQKLMELYFRDGGDLTQTETLVQAAADIGLDADDVRRRLATDEDVERISAQAKEASDKGISGVPTYVFAQKYAVSGAQDPDKLARAIRQISAEINAEAAE